Below is a window of Culturomica massiliensis DNA.
AATTCCGCCTATTTCCTGACTTTGTCCGAGTGTCAGGTTTTTTATGCTGATTTTATATAATTTGGCCTGAATGCGTTCCCATTCCCAGCGTTTTTGCTTTTCGCAATTGTTCAGTTTTATATCCTGCATTCCGTTAATTAGCTGGACAATACTGTTTTGGTTGGCGGAGGCTTCCTGAAAACGCATGTAATCTAATTTTCGTCTTCTTTTCATGAATAACAGAATCCACCAGATATTGAGAATACTTCCGCATAGAAATATGCCCAGAATAACAGGGTCGTAACCGGCCATAATAATACCGTATACAATAAATGAGATAAGGGCCATCAGCATGCTCAGCAGTGTACCGGAAATAAATACCTGAATACGGTTATAGTCACCGATGCGTTGTATAATATCACCGACCATTTTGGAGTCGAAAAAAGCGATGGGCAGGCGCATCAGCTTACAGAGGAAATCAGAGATAAGAGATATGCCGATACGGGTTGTCATATGCAACATTAGCCAACTGCGAATCAGGTTGTTGGCCGTTTGCCCGACCACCAACATGACCTGGGCGATCAGGATAATGGCGATAAAATGAAGGTTTTCCAGCCCGATCCCCTTGTCTACCATCGCCTGGGTCAGGAATGGAAGAATCAGGCTGATAACACTGGCTGTAAGAACGGATAAGCCCAGTTGTATCAGGTATTTGTAATAGGGATGGAAATATTTGAACAGATAGGTGAATTTCAGGCGATTGTCTTCTTCTCCTTTTTCCTGGTAAAAGCGGGGAGTCGGTTCAAGAAGTAAAGCAATACCTTTGTCATCCCGGGGAATCTCGGTAATAAATTCTTTCAGTTTCTCCGGGATTGTTTTTATTTGCAGCCAGGCTTGTAAAAATTGTTTTTCTGAATATCGGAGCAGGCCTTCGCCCGGATCGGAAACATATATCCACCGGTGGCCTCTTTTTTTGCGGATCCGGTAAACAACGATAAAATGTTGTTGGTGCCAATGAATGATGCAAGGAAGTTTTACTTCGTTTTTTAACTGTTCCCAGGTAATTTTTACTCCGGTGGTCCTGAATCCGATCGATTCGGCTGCGTCGCTGATTCCCAATAAGGATACACCCTGACGAGAGATGTGACATTTTTCACGTAGCCCTTGCAGCGAATAGTTTTTGCCGTAATAAGCGGCAATGATTCGCAGACAGGTCGGACCGCAATCCATTTTGTCCAGTTGTTTAAAAAAAGGAAACTTCATCGTTCTTAAAAAGTAAGGGTTGCCTGTAGCATATAATTCCGGGGACGGATCATATATCGGTAGTCGTAATTGGTCAGTTGGTCGTATAATGTATAGGAATATACCTTTTTATCCAGAATATTGCTGATAATTCCGCCGATTTCAAAGGACGGGGAAATCCGGTATGTGAAACTGGCATCGGCCATGAATAATGTTTTGGATTGTTTGGCGTTCAGTTCGTTGTAGTAATGTTCCCCTTTCAGTTTTATATCCAGTTGCTGGGTTGGGACAAAAACGATTTCCAGGGATTGTGTAAACCGGTTGCTCGAAGAGGATGTTGTCGGAAGTTCCAGGATGTTACGTCCGAAGGTGCATTTGTATACGATGTTGCTCCAGGAAACCGGACGGAAATTGAATTGGGGGGAAATCGTAAACCAGTCGCTGGTGTAAGGCGTTTGAATGCCGTCTTGCATCATAGAGGTTCGGTTATTGATATACATCAGGTCGATGGCTATCATGCCGTGTAGTTTGTCAATCCCTTTACTGAAACGTCCCGTTAAAATCCAGCTTTTACGGTCATTATTGTCGCCCACCGGCTGAGTACGGTCAAAAAAGCAGATCACATCATCGTACTGGACAAAGGGCAAATCAAGGAAGAAGGTTCACATACCAGTCTGATTGCTGCCAAAGGGTATTACTACGAACTAGTCAAAAACCAGCTCGAACTCGGAAATTAAACCAGGCAACTTACAATCCGGTCTAAATTAAAATTTACAGGTATCGTCCACTTTTAGAAAGTACTGCTTTATGCCGAATAATGAAAATTTTTATAGCGAAGAAGCTCATGAAATCATGAATACGATCCCACCCCGTCTCATCCGTTGGGGCATCACCGTTATCTTTCTCATTTTTACGGGCATTATCATTGCTTCCAGCCTGATCGAATATCCCGAAACCATGAAAGGCCGGGTAAACCTTACCCTGACTTCAATACATGAAAACGATAGCTTACTTTTGTTAAACGGGAAAAAATTCAAAATTAAAGGCCGGATTTACTTACCCTCCAAAGGTTTTGGAAAAGTCGCCGTAAACCAAACCGTATATGTCAGTCTGGACTGCTTCCCCGCAATGGAATTCGGTAAACTAAAAGGAAAAATTACCCATATACATACCCATCTGCAAAACAACCAGTATCTGGCTGACATCGAATTTCCTTCCGGCCTGACAACCACAGGCAACAAATGTCTTCACCCCATTGAGGAAATGCAGGGAGAAGGTGAAATTATCATCCGAAATAAACGGTTAATCCACAACCTGACAGAACCGATACAGGCACTTTTTAAAAAATAAAACGGACACTGAAAAGTATGGTAAATCTTAAACCTATCCCCTCAAAGCCCTATGAACTTATCAGATAAAACAATGAAACCGATGCGAAAAAAATTGAAAAATAAACTAAAATTAAAATTTTAAAGCTATATTAGCAAATATAAAACGATATAAGAAATACACCCGAATCCCTATTCTGCATTTATTTTTCGGCCAATCTTATATCTGCTTTAGGTAGTATGTACTCTTAATCAGTATGACGATGAGAACCATTTGTCTATTTTTCGGAATTTTTTTATTTTCTCTTTGTGTCCGTGCACAGGTCATAGATACCGCTTACATGGAATGTTGGTATAAGTTTTCTTACATCAAGCTTAAATTGGAAACGATGGGAGAAGACCTCATGGTACTACAAATCGGAAAAAATTGTTCAAAATTCTACAGTCAATATACCCATGAAAACGACTCCCTCCTTGCTACCCCTGAAGGGATGAAAGTTTGGAGACAACTTTTCGAAGCCGGGTTTGCAACCGGAAATTTCCCACACTCCCGCACACTTAGTTACATTCATAAAAACTATCCGGAAAATCAAATTACGGTTGCCGACCAAAACAACCTTTCCCACTATAAGTTCACAGAAGATTTGGAAAAACAAAACTGGCAAATCCAACCTGAGACAAAAGAAATACTGGGATTTTCCTGTCAAAAAGCCGATTGTGAGTTCCGCGGAAGAAAATACGAAGCCTGGTTTACCCCTGAAATACCGATAGACAACGGCCCCTGGAAATTTGCAGGACTTCCCGGCCTGATCGTTGCCGTTGCCGATACGGCAGGATTATATCAGTTCGAACTGACAGGCATAAACCGTTCCGAGCGTCCGATTTATTTCGGATACTATTCACGTCCAAAATATGTCAAAACCGACCGGAAAACCTTTCTCAATGCTTGTTGGAAATATCATTCCGACAGCGATGGACAAACCAAAGCTGTCAGCAGCGTCGATTTTTCTTTTCTCGATTCAAAACCCGTAAAACTAAAATACGACCAGATGGAAACCGATTATCCGCATTAATGGGGTGACGCCGAGGGTTGACTTTTCTCTAAAATGCAGTAAAAACAAAAATCAGCCACTCTGTTAAGTGACTGATTCCGAGGAGCGATAAACGGGACTCGAACCCGCGACCTTCGGCTTGGGAAGCCAACGCTCTACCAACTGAGCTATTATCGCATTGTTTTTTAAAAAAGTAAAACCGAATTCAACATCCGGTTTCCAGAGCGAAAAACGGGACTCGAACCCGCGACCCCGACCTTGGCAAGGTCGTGCTCTACCAACTGAGCTATTTTCGCAATTCAAATGCATTTACTCCCGGAAAAGACACCCTGCCAAGGTCGGATTTATTATCCACTGGGGACAAGGTCGTGCTCTACCAACTGAGCTATTTTCGCATTATTTCAAATAACTGCTCTCTCGCGATTGCGGTGCAAATATAATACGTTTTTTCAGAAACTTCCAAATAATTTTCAAAAAAAAAATCGGCCGGTTCCGAAAAACCGACCGACCACTAAAATCAAACTACCTACTTAACCTCAATTGTTTTTTGCAATTTTTCTGTCTCCGCGTTCTTGGGCATTGTAATCTCAAGAATTCCGTCTTTGTAGGAAGCCTGTGCTTCAGCTACATTGTACTTCTCTTCCGGTAGTTCGATTGTTCTATGAAACGAATAAGAAGAAAATTCTTTCCGGAGATACTTTCCTTTTCCCTTCCCTTCTTCCTCCTCTTTTTCTTCTTTACTTTCCCCTGAAATACTTAAAAATCCATCTTTATATTCCAATTTGATATTTTCTTTTTTCATTCCGGGTACCCGTACATCCAGTGTCAGGGTCTTATCATCTTCCTTTACATTCAATGCAGGAACACCGTTTTTCTCACCGGGACTCATATAAGGCATCATTCCTGTATTAAAAAACTCATCCAGCAATGTGGAATAAAAAGGCCGCAATTCATTGTTTT
It encodes the following:
- a CDS encoding peptidase domain-containing ABC transporter; amino-acid sequence: MKFPFFKQLDKMDCGPTCLRIIAAYYGKNYSLQGLREKCHISRQGVSLLGISDAAESIGFRTTGVKITWEQLKNEVKLPCIIHWHQQHFIVVYRIRKKRGHRWIYVSDPGEGLLRYSEKQFLQAWLQIKTIPEKLKEFITEIPRDDKGIALLLEPTPRFYQEKGEEDNRLKFTYLFKYFHPYYKYLIQLGLSVLTASVISLILPFLTQAMVDKGIGLENLHFIAIILIAQVMLVVGQTANNLIRSWLMLHMTTRIGISLISDFLCKLMRLPIAFFDSKMVGDIIQRIGDYNRIQVFISGTLLSMLMALISFIVYGIIMAGYDPVILGIFLCGSILNIWWILLFMKRRRKLDYMRFQEASANQNSIVQLINGMQDIKLNNCEKQKRWEWERIQAKLYKISIKNLTLGQSQEIGGIFIDQTKNVIISFLAAKAVITGNMTLGMMVALQYIIGQLNAPLSQFIQFVQISQDAKLSMERLSEIQERPDEEPEEVKKIHEIPENADIEFQNVTFQYDGPHSDKVLDNISLKIPSDKVTAIVGTSGSGKTTLLKLILGFYTPGEGQLLLGNKPLTCYSESCWRNQCGVVMQEGYIFSDTIANNIGVSDTTPDMARVIEAARIAHIEDFIDSMPLNYNTKIGADGHGLSTGQKQRLLIARAAYKNAKFLILDEATNSLDANNEKYIMEKLQLLFKNKTVVFLCEPGIDDVISFEISSVDIGIFSPHTGHIEVIKAGFQTIAVYDAGRY
- a CDS encoding TonB-dependent receptor; translation: MPFVQYDDVICFFDRTQPVGDNNDRKSWILTGRFSKGIDKLHGMIAIDLMYINNRTSMMQDGIQTPYTSDWFTISPQFNFRPVSWSNIVYKCTFGRNILELPTTSSSSNRFTQSLEIVFVPTQQLDIKLKGEHYYNELNAKQSKTLFMADASFTYRISPSFEIGGIISNILDKKVYSYTLYDQLTNYDYRYMIRPRNYMLQATLTF
- a CDS encoding GLPGLI family protein, with the protein product MRTICLFFGIFLFSLCVRAQVIDTAYMECWYKFSYIKLKLETMGEDLMVLQIGKNCSKFYSQYTHENDSLLATPEGMKVWRQLFEAGFATGNFPHSRTLSYIHKNYPENQITVADQNNLSHYKFTEDLEKQNWQIQPETKEILGFSCQKADCEFRGRKYEAWFTPEIPIDNGPWKFAGLPGLIVAVADTAGLYQFELTGINRSERPIYFGYYSRPKYVKTDRKTFLNACWKYHSDSDGQTKAVSSVDFSFLDSKPVKLKYDQMETDYPH
- a CDS encoding Hsp20/alpha crystallin family protein translates to MSIVKKNNELRPFYSTLLDEFFNTGMMPYMSPGEKNGVPALNVKEDDKTLTLDVRVPGMKKENIKLEYKDGFLSISGESKEEKEEEEGKGKGKYLRKEFSSYSFHRTIELPEEKYNVAEAQASYKDGILEITMPKNAETEKLQKTIEVK